A stretch of DNA from Synechococcus sp. UW179A:
AGGGGCAGGGGGAACGGTGGCCCATCCACGGTCGCCGTCCTTGAGACGTTTTTCGTAGAGAGGGGTGCCTGGGCTGAGGCCCTGGACGAGTGGGCGCTTGGCTGTCTTGGTCAGCCAGGAGTCGTACGCCTCTTCCGACTCGACAATCACGTCGGTCTGGTTGTTGGAGAAGTAAGCGCCGCTGAACATGGCGTCGCGGAGTCGGAAGCGACCTTCACGGGTCGGCGTGATGCTGTAGGAGATCACGCTTCCTGGAATGATGTCCTGCTTGAGGCGAAATGCAGGGATGTAGAAGCTGTGAAGAACGTCTTCGGAGATCAACAGGAAGTTGGCTCGCTGATTGAGTGGTAGATGCAGTTCCGAACTGCGCACACCATCGGGGTAGACGAATTCCCACGACCATTGCCTGGATATCACTTCGATCGGTCCGATGTCTCGACGAGCGTCCAGGGTGGCGACAGCATCGGGAGACTGATTGAGAGCTACGTCGTACTTCTGCTTGGGCCCGAGCGAGGCAAGCTTTTCGTTCACATGGATCGAATAGAAGGCCAGCGACATGACAATGACAAAGGGGATCACCGTCCAGGTGATTTCAAGTTTGGGGTTGCCTTCAATCGGAAGCCCATCACTCTCGTCGTACTTCTCAGCGCGACTAAATAACAACGACCAGATAATGAAACCCACACAGCCGACGAAGACGAAGCAGCCGATTCCGACCTCGAGGCTGAAGAGATTATCGACATACGGCGCAGCCGTGGATGCTGGCACTGGAAGCCAGCCATAGGCCCAACGCGACACCTGGAAGCTCAACGCCGCATCCAGCGCTGCAGAAACCAGGATCACGGCTAGCAGCCTGAGCGGAAGGCCTTTTTTTGGACTCTGGCGAGTCGATGTCATGGCAGTGCCTCCTTGAGATCGGCTCCAGCTGCCAGCAACTGATCCGCCGTGATGTGCACACCAAATTCACTGGCGAGCCAGGCACCAAGGCTTCCATGAATACCCATCACCAAAAGGATGACCGCCCCACAGGCGAGATAAAGCCAGGTCACCTGGCGACCAAGGTCCTTGCGCCAGACGAAACGCAGGTATCCGCGCCAGATGGTCATCGCCACGATGATCAGCAGCAGTGCCACCCCTCCGATGGCGTGCCAGAGCATGGTGTCGATGGCGTTCTGGCCAATGACGCTATGAATGCCTGGCAGTGGCACGGCCAGAAGCATTTCAAAGAAGCCTGCGGCCACCGTGAAAAAGGTGATCACGCTGCAGGCCAGCACGTTGTACCAACCCACGTCATGGAAACCGGTTCGTGTCACTGGCAGTGCCAGGAAACGGAACACGCGTTTTTCCAGGGGATAGAACGCACCTGCGAAATCGAACGCGATTCCGATCGCAAACAAGCCGATCGTGAAATGAACCAGGTTCGGGTGAATCGGAATGGTGTAGGGGAGATCGTTGGCGCCGAGCTGATCGACGATCTCGTTGATGGGAGACGGAATCGCCATCATTGGCAACGGGATCGTGGCGTTCATGACACCGCTCCACTGCGGATGGCGTCGACCACTGGCACGGTGTGAAGCCCGTAAACCCAAACGAGCATGTCGCCCAGGTAAACCTGGCAGAACACCAGCGTGGCGAGCACGCCATCAATGACCAGAAATCCTGCTGGCAGACGAGTGGGATCCTTCTGTCTGACGACGTAGCGACATCCAGTGAACAACCCGAGCACACCAGCCAGTGACCAACCGATCGTGCTGTGGTAGTTGAGGATGTCGCGTGCTGCTCCGTAGGGACTGGCCAGACCTGCTTCGATCTGACCGAAGATGATGGCCACAAAGATGGAGACTGTGGCCACCACCAGATTCCAAAAGCTCACCTCGAAGAGGTTGCGCTTTCGTGTAATCACACCAAATAAATCGAACACAACTGTGATCAGCGCCATCGCGATCACGAAATGAACGATGATTGGATGGATGACATCCAGCCAGGGCAGATTTTTATCGTTGAGAGGTGGAAGCAGCTCGAGCATCGGCAAGCCGCGCAACGCTCTCTAAGGATGAACAGCTTTCAGGGTGCAGTCATCCTTTCGTGAACGAATTCTCCTGATGCTGTGACATGTCTCTCAATCCGAGCACTTTCAGCTCAGCTCAGCTCAGCTCAGCTCAGCTCGTTGGGCTCTTTGATCCGCTTGCGTTGTAGTTGTCGCCAGTACAGCCCAGCCTGAACAACAATCACGACAATCACAGCTGGAACCACAACGCAGAGCATCACCAGTCGGAATTCGTCCTGCCAGTTGGGCAGAGTGCGTGGCAGCACCTGATCCACCACATAAAACACATACAGGGCTAGCAGGATTCCACCCTCCAGTCGGGTGATCTGCCCTTTGGTCCAGAAGATCGGCATGCAGGCCAGTGCGGTCAGCACCATCACAGGCATGTCGCGTTGAATCAGCAGGGGACTCACCTGCAGACCACCGGCTCCAGCAGCTGCTAGTGAACTGGCGCCCAGCACGAGCAGCTGGTTCAGCAGGTTGCTGCCAACAACATTGCCAATCGCCAGATCGGTTCGCCCCTTGATTGCAGCCACCAGCGAGGTGATCAGTTCCGGCATCGAGGTGCCGGCGGACACGATCGTGAGTCCGATCACAGCCTCACTCACGCCTAGATAAGCAGCGGCTCCGCTGGCACCGCTGACGAGAACTCGCGATCCCACAACCAGCAGCAACACACCGAGCAGCAGAGACATCACTGCTTTCAGGATGCCGCGCTTGCCCTGGTCGGGGTTCACGTCGGGTTCGGCCCCTTCAACGCCGGCTGGCTCCTCACGGGCTGTGCGGATTTCCCAGATTGAATTGATCAGTAGGGCTAGCAGCAGTGCCACCCCCGACTGCCAGGTCACCCTCCCCGCTGAGGCCATGCCCCAGACCGCCGCAGAAACCGCGATCATCACAGGAACATCCCTGCGGACGAGGCGGCTTTCGACGCGCAGTGGCATCACTACAGCACTGCTGCCAAGCACCACCATCACATTGAAGATGTTGCTGCCCACCACGTTGCTCACCGCCAGGGAATCCAAGCCACGTAGAACGGAACTGATGCTGACGAACAACTCCGGAGCACTGGTTCCGAAAGACACCACCGTCAATCCGATCACCAGTTGAGGGATTCCGAAGATCAACGACAGCGTCACCGCCCCCTGGACGAAGACTTCGCCTCCTGCAAACAACAGGCCGATCCCGATGAGGACCTCCAGGGCGGATGTCAAAAAGTCAGGCATCGTGAGCAGCGGCCTGGCCTCATTGTGCGATGCCAACCAATGCCCATCAGGGAGCGAGGCTGCGTGGATTCAGTCCATTACGCAGACTGGGAATTAGCATTCCGCCACATTCGTTACGGTTTGGCGTGTTCCTGAATCACATCAGCACACGCAACGTCCGCGGGGATGTTTTCGGTGGTGTAACGGCAGCCGTCGTGGCATTGCCGATGGCCCTTGCTTTTGGTGTGGCCTCCGGTGCTGGAGCCGCTGCAGGGCTGTGGGGTGCTGTGATCATTGGCCTGGTGGCATCGCTTTTTGGTGGCACTCCCACGCTGATATCCGAGCCAACCGGTCCCATGACGGTGGTGTTCACCGCCGTGATTCTCAGTTTCACAAGCCAGATTCCCGACAGGGGCACTGCACTAGCGATGGCCTTCACCGTTGTGGTGCTGGCAGGCGTTTTTCAGATTCTGTTCGGTTTCTTCCGTCTGGGCCGATACATCACGATGATGCCCTACACGGTGATCTCGGGCTTCATGTCTGGGATCGGTGTGATTCTGGTCATTCTGCAGCTAGCTCCTTTCCTGGGACAAAGCAGTCCTCCCGGTGGCGTGATTGGGACGCTGAGCGCTCTGCCGCAACTGATCTCGGGCATTCAGCCTCTTGAGCTAGGGCTGGCGGTGATCACTTTGTTGATCCTTTGGTTCACACCCGAGCAGTTGAAGCGGTTCTGTCCTCCTCAATTGCTGGCACTCGTGGTGGGAACTGTGTTGTCGCTCACTCTCTTTGGTGACATTGAACTGCGCAGGATTCCCGAATTCACAGCCGAATTTCCCAGTTTCAATCCCCCGACCTTTTCGGGTGATCAGATCCGTTTGATGGTGGTGAATGGTGCCGTGCTCGGCATGCTGGGATGCATCGATGCCCTGCTCACGTCGGTGGTAGCTGACAGCCTGACTCGCACCGAGCACGATTCCAACAAGGAACTGATTGGCCAAGGCCTCGGCAATGTGATGTCGGGTCTGTTCGGAGGACTGCCAGGAGCGGGCGCCACCATGGGAACCGTGGTCAATATTCAGGCTGGGGGGCGCTCGGCCCTGTCAGGCATCGTCCGGGCCCTGATCCTGATGCTGGTGATTTTGCTGGCAGCGCCGCTGGCAGCACAGATTCCTCTGGCGGTGCTGGCAGGAATCGCTTTGAAGGTGGGCTTTGACATTATTGATTGGAGCTTCCTTCAGCGCGCGCATCACCTTTCGATCAAAGCGGCATGCATCACCTATGGAGTGATTGCGCTCACAGTGCTGGTTGACCTGATCTGGGCAGTATTTATCGGCGTTTTCGTAGCCAATGTGCTCACTATCGAACGGATGACAGCCCTGCAGGCCAGGGGTGTGAAAACCATTAGCACCACAGATGATGACGTTGAATTACCTCAGGATCAGCAAGCACTGCTAGATCAGGCGGCGGGACGTCTGCTGCTGTTCCAGCTCACCGGTCCGATGATTTTCGGTGTGGCCAAGACCATTAGCCGCGAACACAATGCCATCGAAGACTGTGAAGCCGTTCTGTTCGACCTGACCGAGGTCTCCCATCTCGGAGTAACTGCATCACTAGCCCTTGAAAACGCCATCAAGGAAGCTGTTGAAGTGGGCCGCTCTGTTTATCTGGTTGTGATGAACGGCTCAACACGCAATCGCCTCGAAAAGCTCAAGCTGCTTGAGCTTCTGCCCGAGAATCATGTGAGCGAAGATCGGGAAGAGATTCTTCGTCGTGCTGTGGGGGAGCTCCCCGTGCTTCAGGAGGTCTGACTTGGCGGAGGTTCCAACGTCCCTGGTGCTTCGCCGTCCGGATGACTGGCATGTGCACCTCAGGGATGGAGCCATGCTTCGGGCTGTGCTGCCTGCCACAGCCAGAACCTTTGCCCGGGCCATCGTGATGCCCAACCTGCGCCCACCGGTGACATCGGTGGATGCAGCTGAGGCCTACCGCAGCAGGATTCTGGAGGCCCTTCCTGAGGGGATCAGCTTCGAGCCGCTGATGACGGCTTATCTCACGGACGATCTCGATCCTGATGAGCTGGCGAGGGGATTCGCTCAGGATGTGTTCCGAGCGGCCAAGCTCTATCCCGCCAATGCAACCACCAATTCAGCAGCCGGTGTCAGTGATCTGTCCAAGATCTCATCGGTGCTGACCTGCATGGAGGCCATCGACATGCCCCTGCTGATTCACGGTGAGGTCACGGACCCTGATGTTGATGTCTTCGACCGTGAAGCCCTGTTCATCGAACGGCATCTGAAACCATTGCGCCAGCGCCATCCTCAGTTGCGGATCGTGCTGGAGCACATCACCACTGAGGAGTCGGCGACCTACATCCGAGAGGCTTATCAGAGTGGTGATGACCGCATCGCCGCCACAATCACTCCGCATCATCTGCATCTCAACCGCAACGCCATGTTCATGGGCGGGCTGCGCAGTGACTTTTATTGTCTTCCGGTGGTGAAGCGGGAATGCCATCGAAGGGCGTTGGTGAAGGCCGCGACCAGTGGTCTGCCCTGCTTCTTCCTCGGCACGGATTCCGCCCCCCACCCTCGCTCCGGCAAGGAGTCCGCCTGTGGGTGTGCAGGCATCTTCAATGCGCTTCATGCATTGGAGAGTTACGCCGCTGTCTTTGAACAGGCAAGCGCGCTCGACCAGCTCGAGGGCTTTGCCAGCGAGCATGGTCCGCGCTTTTACGGCCTGCCTCTCAACGCCGATACCGTCACGCTGGTTCGACGGCAGCAATCCGTGCCTGCGCGCCTTACTCCACCGAGATTTGCTTGCCTCGGGGATGACGCTCTACCCGACAGTGAGTGGCCTCTTCTTTTCCATGCGGGAGAAGCACTGGAATGGACTGCCGAGTTTCATTGACCATTCGGTTGAGTGCCTTACGTGTTGGTTGTTTTCAGGACACGGTCTTCGGGAGGGACTTGCTTGTTGAGCCGGTGATGCTGATGACTCCACCGACGCAGACAAGGATCGCGCCGACGATGGTTTCGAGCTGAATCGTTTCTTTGAAAAGAACGACTCCGTAGATTGCAGCGAATACAACCGAGATGTACTGGAAAGCTCCAATCTCGTGTGGCTTTGCGAATTGATAGGCCTTGATCAAAAGGAACTGGAATGCCAGTAGACAGAGCCCTGTCCCGAGCATCATCCAATAAGCCCACTCTGGTGCAGAGTTGAATTTTCCGATCGAGATCAGCCCGAGAACGACTACTCCACATAGCAGGAAATAGAACAACTGGGTCAGAGGTGATTCCGTTTTGTCCAGGTGATTGACTGCCAAAAATTCAATAGCTGTCACCAGGCCTGCTCCCAGGGCGACGAGGTTCCCCGGATTGGAAAAAATGCTGGCATCGGGCCTCACGATCACAACAACGCCAACGAAACCGATGATGATGGCGATCCATACCGCTCGGGGTATGTGCTGGTGGAGGAAGAGCAGTGCCAGGATCGGAATAAAAATCGGAGTGGTGTTAACCAGAACATTCGTATCTACAAGTGTGGTGAGCTGGGCTGCTGCAATGAAGAGCAGGAATCCTGTAATGCCTGTAACGGCTCTGAGCAGGTGATAGCGACCTTGTTCCGTTGGGAGGTCTCTACCTTTTCGAAATAAAATTATGGGTAGAAGAAGAATGAATGCGACCAGGAATGTGCCAAATGAGAACATCTCAACCGACAGGCTTTTGTCAACGTATTTGCCAAAGACACTCTGTGTAGTGTTTGCAAGAAAAGCAAGAATAATAAAAATAGTTCCAGTGAGAATTGATCGTCGCATGGGATGCCGTGAAGATGTCTTGACGTTGGGCGTAAGTGGTTGCCTGATGGAATGCTTGGGTTTTGAGAGTTGGCAGTAATTCCGAGATGGATTGCCTCTCCTGCTTCAGTCAGAGGGACGATGATTGATCGTGGTAATGGTTAAAAGTGATCCGCTTGTCGTATTTTTCTTGTTCAACTTTGTCTTTTTGAATCACAGGAAATCCTTTGAACAGTGATCCTCAGGCTTGCCAGCTCCTGTTCGTTGTTTTCGACCAAGCGACGATCAGAGTCCAGGGCTGCTCATCATGATGCCGCCGTCTGCGAACACGCTGGTTGCCGTCATGTAGCTGGCACCGTCACTCGCGAGGAATGCCACTACAGACGCGATTTCATTGGGCTCCGCCATCCGACCAATGGGGATGGCGGCATCGAGTTTGGCGAGCAATTCGGGATTGTTCATGGTGGAGTCGTTGATTGGTGTTGCCACTGCTCCAGGACCCACATTCACAATCGAGACGCCTTTCCCCGCTAGTTCAACTCCTGCTGTACGGGTGAGCATGCGGACGCCTCCCTTGGCGACGCAATAGGGCGTGTTGTCAGGCATGGGCCAGTCTTCATGCACTGAGGAGATATTGATGATGCGCCCACCGCTTCCCTGCGCGATCATCTGCTTTGCGGCGTATTGCGTTGCAAAGAACACGCCACGCAGATTCACATTCAGCACTTTGTCGAAGTCATCGGGAGTTGTGGTGAGGATCGAGGTGCGGGTCTCGATGCCTGCGTTGTTCACCATCACATCAACCTTCCCGAAGGTCTTCACCGCTGTATCGATGAGGCGCTGAAGATCATCCAGTTTTCCAACATCAGCCTGCACGCCAATCGCCTGGCCGCCCAGCTCACCGATTTCCTCGACCAACTCTTCAGTGCGATCAGGGTGGGAGCGGTAATCGATCACCACCTTGGCGCCCAGGGAGCCAATTGCTTCCACGATCGCTTTGCCGATGCCGGAATTGCCTCCGGTTACGACGATCACCTTGTCACGCAGACAGAGGGATGTCATCGCCTTGGGAACCTGAGTGGTCATGACAGTCAGGACAGAACAGCCCTTCAATAGCCGTTTTCTCTGCCCCCGTCAGTGTTCCATGGGCAAACGGCGCTAAGACTTCGTCAGTTGTGTTGATTGATCCATGACTGACATTCATCACGAAGCACCTTCCATCGAAGGAGTGGCCTTCTCGCTGCCCAAGCCCGGCAGTCTTGATCCACTCTTGGACGTGCTGGGTGTGACAGACGAAGGTCAGTCTCAGTTGGCCGGAGACACTCTGCAACGCCGTTTCGGACTCGCCGAGGGCAGAGCTGTGATACGGCATTACAAACTGGGTTGTGAAAAGCTCGACTATGTCTCCTTTGAGTTAGTCGATCCAAATTCCCAAGTCGATCCGGGACCGTCCAACACCCTCTGGTTTCAGCATGTGGCCATTGTGGTGAGCGATATGAATCGTGCTGCGGAGCGGTTGATGCCCCACGTCGTTCCGATTTCTGAGTCACCGCAGTGGTTGCCGAACGGTGTTGCAGCATGGAAGTTCCGCAACGCTGCTGGTCATGCCATGGAGCTGCTGTGGTTCCCGCCGGATCAGGGACATCCGCGCTGGCATCAGCCTGAGCCGAAATTGTTTCAGGGGCTTGATCACAGTGCCATTGCGATCAGCGACAGTGATCGGAGCCTGGCTTTCTATGGTGTTGAGCTTGGCTTGGAACTGCGCTACGCCACGCTGAATAGAGGCGTTGAACAGGAACGTTTGGACGCTCTCGTTAATGCCAGGGTTGCGATTCATGGTGTGAGTGGATCATCACCCTGTGGTGTGGAGTTTTTGCGTTATCTCAATCCACCACCGCAGCAACCCACCGCCGCTTCATTGAAACCGCAGGATGCGCTGTATGCGCAAATCCTGATGCATGCTCCTGGAGCTGGCACCGGTCGCCTGCAATGCGATCCAGATGGCCACAGGATCTGGATCCACTCTTAAGCCAATCCTCAAATTTCATCGGCCTCATAGTTTCTAGCGTTTAGAAAATGCTCGATAAGCGGTGGACCTCATTTCCCTGATTGCTCCCCCGTCACCCGACGGATTGGCCGCTGGAGGGCTACTCATCCTGAGGCTGTTTACCGGTTTTGTTTTCATCCGCCATGGCTGGCCCAAGTTGACCAACCTTGGGATTTGGGCCAATGCCATGAAAACACCGGCCTGGCTTTGTTTCCTTTCTGCCTTTTCGATGTGGGCGGGGGGAATTGCTTTGATCTTCGGCGTGCTGACGCCGCTCGCCGCAGTGGCCATTGCCGTGTCGATGCTCTACGCCATGGTGCTGGAGATCAGCAATGGCTTTCCCTTCATTGCCCCAGACCCATTCCAGATTCCTGATGGTGACTATGCCGGCCCGATGGGAACAGGAGAACCCCCGAGTTGGGAGAAAGCTGCTATGTACGTGGTGATGTGTCTAGTGCTCATCACCGCGGGTGGCGGACCTTACAGCTTGGATTTGATCTTGATTGCTCCTCGCTTACAGACATTGCTGGGCTGATCAGCCCAGCCTCTCCTTGAGGTGATCCGCGACCCGGATGGCATTGGCAATGGCGGTGAGTGATGGATTCACCGCTGAGCTGCTGGGAAAGAAGCTGGTGTCAACGACATAGAGATTGTCAACATCGTGCGTGCGACAGTTGGTATCCAGCACCGAAGTCGCTGGGTCTTCTCCGAAACGGCAGGTTCCAGACTGGTGTCCCACTGCCGCAATGTCCATGGAGGATGCGAAGTAAACCTGCCGTTCAGCCAAGTGATTCTTCAGATAAAGCTTGTCGAGTAGGCCTTCCAGTCGGTTGACCAGTTCCTGGGAGGCTTTGTTGTTGGTGGGTGTATAGCTGAGTTTGATCTGACCATCCTGATTCACTGTGACGCGGTTGTCGGGTCGTGGCAGATCTTCGGTTTGAAGCCAGAAATCAATGGAGTGTTCCGCGATTCGGTCCATGCCCCAGGTGGGTGCAGGTGCGGTGAGTAGTGGTTTGTAACCCTTCATCATTGCCCCATTGGTTTTCCCCGTCATTTGCAAATTGCCCATGGGGAAGTCGAAGTCTTTGTCTCCGAAATACCAGTCATGAACTGCCACCGTCTTTTGGAAGACCGTGGTATTGGGCTCATGGGCAAGAGCTACCACTGCCTTGCAGTTGTGATACATATAATTCCGGCCCACCTGGTCGGAACTGTTGGCCAGTCCCTTGGGGTGAGAGTCGTTAGCCGACATCAGCAGCAATCGTGCTGAATTGGCGGCTCCTGCGGAGACCACCACAATGTCACCTTTGAAGCGCCGTTGCTCACCCTGGTGGTTCACCACCACTTCCGTCACCTGTCTGCCGCTGCTGTCGGTGTTGAGCCTGAGCACTTCTGCTTCTGTGAGCAGCATGACGTTGTCATGGTCGAGGGCAGGTCGCACCCCCATTACTTCAGCGTCACCCTTGGCATGTACCAGACAAGGGAAGCCATCGCAGCGGTTGCAGCGCACACAGTCGCTAAAGGCTGGATTGACCTCGTTGAGGGCGACTCCTGTCGGGGCGTGAAATGGATGCAAGCCTGCGGAGCGCAGGTCGTTGACCAGCTTCTGCATGCGCGGTTCATGGCTGATTGGCGCGTAGGGGTAGGAAGAGGAGGCCGGTGGCTCGGTCGGATCCTCGCCACGCAGTCCATGCACGTGGTACCACTCCTCTGCTTTGCGGTAATACGGCTCGAAAACGTCGTACTTGACTGGCCATTCCGGTGATTCGCCATCCACATGAATCACCGACTCGAAGTCGCGTTCTCTTAGGCGAAAGTGGGCAGCTCCGTACATCTTTGAAGCGCCGCCAACAAAATAGTGGCTCCCAGGCTGGAAGCTCTTGCCGTGTTTATCCAGCCAGTGATCAGTGGAGACATAACGATCTTTCTGGAACACCTCCGCCGGGTCCCAGTTCTGTGGCTCCCGCGGTAGCCAGCCCCCACGCTCCAGGATCAAAATCGAATATCCAGAACTGGCGAGTGCACGGGCCAGTGAGCCACCGCCGGCGCCACTGCCGATGATCACCACGTCAAAGTGGTCAGCATTCGGTTCAATCGGTGTATGGCGATTGGCGGCGAGGGTGACGTGATCCATCAACGGGGCCTAACGCACTAATTGCAAGCTAGGGAGATCATCCCTTCCCGTCACCGCCAACGTTGTAGTTGAGTAATCATTTTGGCGACAACGGCGGTCCAACCTGTCTGGTGACTAGCGCCTACGCCAGCACCATTGCAGCCATTGAAGTACTCATTGAACTGAAAAAGATCGCGCCAAGCAGCGTTGTTCTGGAACAGGTCCACGTCTCCGTTGAAGGCGCGTCGACCCGATTCATCTCGTCGGAAGATTCCGACCAATCGATGCTCCAGTTCTAGCGAGATCTGCCAGAGGTTCAGTTCACGGCCTGAACCGGTTGGAAACTCCATCTTGAATTCGTCACCGAGAACGTGACCGAACTTCTGCAGCGCCTCAATTAGCAGATAGTTAATCGGCATCCATACCGGACCTCGCCAGTTGGAGTTGCCGCCAAACATGGCAACAGGGCTATCGGCAGGACTGAAGCTAATCGTGGCGTAGTCGTCACCCTGTTGATAGGAATATGGGGCCTTCTGGTACACCTTGGACAGACTGCGGATGCCGTAAGGGGATAGAAACTCCTCTTCGTCGAAGACCCGGGTGAGAATCCGACGCAGTCGATCAGGAGGCACGATTGAGTACAGAACGCGATCGTGATGCCATGTTCCGAGATGGCTAATCGCATCGAAAGGCGCTCCGCGATCTTCGCCCAGTTCATTGAGATACCTGCGCACATCGAGGGATGGGATCTCGCCCACTGTCGCGGCATCGAACGTGGCGACTGCAAGCAGCGGAATCAGCCCGCTCAGAGAGCGTGTACGGAGGTAATCAGTGCTTCCGTCCGGCCGCTTGAGCACGTCGTAATAGAACCCATCCTCTTCGTCCCAGTTGACGTAGCCACGCCCTGTGGGACTGTTCAAGGCGTACGTGAGACGACTGAAGTCAGCGACGAAACGTTCGCATAGGCTTTCGTATTCCTCTCTGTCTTCGGAAAGCAGAACGCATGTCTCCAGCATGTTCAGGCTGAGCATGCCCATCCAGGCCGTACCGTCTGACTGTTCGATGCGGCTTCCGTCCTTCAGCGGATAACGGCGATCGAAAATCGCGATGTTGTCGAGTCCAAGGAAGCCACCTTCGAACAGGCTGTCGCCATTGCGATCGGTACGGTTAGCCCACCAGCCGTATTCCAGCAGAAGTTCGCGGAGGCTGGCACGCAGAAACGGATAATCCTTGCGGCCGTAGCAGCGCTCGGTGATTAAGAAGATGCGCAGTGCTGCCCAGGCTCCGATCGGTGGATTGGCGTCGGAGAGTGCCCATTCATAGGCCGGGGACTGGCCATTGTTTGCGGTGTAGGAGGCCTGGCGCAGCATGCGTGACTGACGCTTGGCTTCACCCGGGTCAAGCTCTGCAAAAGCCACGGCATGGAACATCAGATCCCACTGGCAGAAGTAGGGATACTCCCAGCAATCGGGCATGGAGATGATGTTGCGAGCTCGCATGCTGCGCCAATAGGCGTTTTCGGTATGCCACCGCTCTTCTGGTGGTTTGGCTGAATTGCTGTCGCCTCGTAGCCAGCGGGCCACATACCAGTCGTAGTACTTGCGACACCAAAACAGACCAGCTGCCGCAGCGGCATGAATGGCTCGGTCTTCATCGTTCAGGCCTGGGGCCACCCATTGAAGGTGGTCTTGCCAGTCTTGACGTCTCTGCTCAATAAGGGCGGTTGTCGC
This window harbors:
- a CDS encoding glucose 1-dehydrogenase, with the translated sequence MTSLCLRDKVIVVTGGNSGIGKAIVEAIGSLGAKVVIDYRSHPDRTEELVEEIGELGGQAIGVQADVGKLDDLQRLIDTAVKTFGKVDVMVNNAGIETRTSILTTTPDDFDKVLNVNLRGVFFATQYAAKQMIAQGSGGRIINISSVHEDWPMPDNTPYCVAKGGVRMLTRTAGVELAGKGVSIVNVGPGAVATPINDSTMNNPELLAKLDAAIPIGRMAEPNEIASVVAFLASDGASYMTATSVFADGGIMMSSPGL
- a CDS encoding cytochrome c oxidase subunit II, which gives rise to MTSTRQSPKKGLPLRLLAVILVSAALDAALSFQVSRWAYGWLPVPASTAAPYVDNLFSLEVGIGCFVFVGCVGFIIWSLLFSRAEKYDESDGLPIEGNPKLEITWTVIPFVIVMSLAFYSIHVNEKLASLGPKQKYDVALNQSPDAVATLDARRDIGPIEVISRQWSWEFVYPDGVRSSELHLPLNQRANFLLISEDVLHSFYIPAFRLKQDIIPGSVISYSITPTREGRFRLRDAMFSGAYFSNNQTDVIVESEEAYDSWLTKTAKRPLVQGLSPGTPLYEKRLKDGDRGWATVPPAPPPMVNDPGNPEAPHDA
- a CDS encoding SulP family inorganic anion transporter, translating into MFLNHISTRNVRGDVFGGVTAAVVALPMALAFGVASGAGAAAGLWGAVIIGLVASLFGGTPTLISEPTGPMTVVFTAVILSFTSQIPDRGTALAMAFTVVVLAGVFQILFGFFRLGRYITMMPYTVISGFMSGIGVILVILQLAPFLGQSSPPGGVIGTLSALPQLISGIQPLELGLAVITLLILWFTPEQLKRFCPPQLLALVVGTVLSLTLFGDIELRRIPEFTAEFPSFNPPTFSGDQIRLMVVNGAVLGMLGCIDALLTSVVADSLTRTEHDSNKELIGQGLGNVMSGLFGGLPGAGATMGTVVNIQAGGRSALSGIVRALILMLVILLAAPLAAQIPLAVLAGIALKVGFDIIDWSFLQRAHHLSIKAACITYGVIALTVLVDLIWAVFIGVFVANVLTIERMTALQARGVKTISTTDDDVELPQDQQALLDQAAGRLLLFQLTGPMIFGVAKTISREHNAIEDCEAVLFDLTEVSHLGVTASLALENAIKEAVEVGRSVYLVVMNGSTRNRLEKLKLLELLPENHVSEDREEILRRAVGELPVLQEV
- a CDS encoding DUF2231 domain-containing protein; amino-acid sequence: MLELLPPLNDKNLPWLDVIHPIIVHFVIAMALITVVFDLFGVITRKRNLFEVSFWNLVVATVSIFVAIIFGQIEAGLASPYGAARDILNYHSTIGWSLAGVLGLFTGCRYVVRQKDPTRLPAGFLVIDGVLATLVFCQVYLGDMLVWVYGLHTVPVVDAIRSGAVS
- a CDS encoding DMT family transporter, translated to MRRSILTGTIFIILAFLANTTQSVFGKYVDKSLSVEMFSFGTFLVAFILLLPIILFRKGRDLPTEQGRYHLLRAVTGITGFLLFIAAAQLTTLVDTNVLVNTTPIFIPILALLFLHQHIPRAVWIAIIIGFVGVVVIVRPDASIFSNPGNLVALGAGLVTAIEFLAVNHLDKTESPLTQLFYFLLCGVVVLGLISIGKFNSAPEWAYWMMLGTGLCLLAFQFLLIKAYQFAKPHEIGAFQYISVVFAAIYGVVLFKETIQLETIVGAILVCVGGVISITGSTSKSLPKTVS
- a CDS encoding DUF2231 domain-containing protein, giving the protein MNATIPLPMMAIPSPINEIVDQLGANDLPYTIPIHPNLVHFTIGLFAIGIAFDFAGAFYPLEKRVFRFLALPVTRTGFHDVGWYNVLACSVITFFTVAAGFFEMLLAVPLPGIHSVIGQNAIDTMLWHAIGGVALLLIIVAMTIWRGYLRFVWRKDLGRQVTWLYLACGAVILLVMGIHGSLGAWLASEFGVHITADQLLAAGADLKEALP
- the pyrC gene encoding dihydroorotase, whose translation is MAEVPTSLVLRRPDDWHVHLRDGAMLRAVLPATARTFARAIVMPNLRPPVTSVDAAEAYRSRILEALPEGISFEPLMTAYLTDDLDPDELARGFAQDVFRAAKLYPANATTNSAAGVSDLSKISSVLTCMEAIDMPLLIHGEVTDPDVDVFDREALFIERHLKPLRQRHPQLRIVLEHITTEESATYIREAYQSGDDRIAATITPHHLHLNRNAMFMGGLRSDFYCLPVVKRECHRRALVKAATSGLPCFFLGTDSAPHPRSGKESACGCAGIFNALHALESYAAVFEQASALDQLEGFASEHGPRFYGLPLNADTVTLVRRQQSVPARLTPPRFACLGDDALPDSEWPLLFHAGEALEWTAEFH
- a CDS encoding calcium/sodium antiporter; this encodes MPDFLTSALEVLIGIGLLFAGGEVFVQGAVTLSLIFGIPQLVIGLTVVSFGTSAPELFVSISSVLRGLDSLAVSNVVGSNIFNVMVVLGSSAVVMPLRVESRLVRRDVPVMIAVSAAVWGMASAGRVTWQSGVALLLALLINSIWEIRTAREEPAGVEGAEPDVNPDQGKRGILKAVMSLLLGVLLLVVGSRVLVSGASGAAAYLGVSEAVIGLTIVSAGTSMPELITSLVAAIKGRTDLAIGNVVGSNLLNQLLVLGASSLAAAGAGGLQVSPLLIQRDMPVMVLTALACMPIFWTKGQITRLEGGILLALYVFYVVDQVLPRTLPNWQDEFRLVMLCVVVPAVIVVIVVQAGLYWRQLQRKRIKEPNELS